The following proteins are co-located in the Palaemon carinicauda isolate YSFRI2023 chromosome 30, ASM3689809v2, whole genome shotgun sequence genome:
- the LOC137623713 gene encoding pro-resilin-like, protein MHSKVLLVVLGLAALVAADSRETYSYAAPRTSSGSEESFESGEVKYNFNWAVSDDSSSNEFGHQEARDGDDTQGSYYVQLPDGRLQKVSFHVDGDNGYIAEVTYSGEAQFPDSVKSLESNEAPRRTYYAPDSNESK, encoded by the exons ATGCATTCTAAA GTTCTTTTAGTTGTTTTGGGCTTGGCTGCCTTAGTTGCTGCCGATAGCAGGGAAACATACTCTTACGCTGCACCAAGA ACATCATCAGGCTCCGAAGAATCCTTCGAGTCCGGCGAAGTTAAATATAACTTCAACTGGGCTGTCAGCGACGACTCCTCCAGCAACGAATTCggacaccaggaagcccgtgatggagacgacactcagggatcctactacgtccagctccccgacggtcgcctgcagaaggtgtcCTTCCACGTAGATGGCGACAATGGATACATCGCTGAAGTCACCTACTCCGGTGAGGCTCAGTTCCCCGATTCCGTCAAGTCCTTGGAGTCAAATGAAGCTCCAAGGAGAACCTACTATGCTCCAGACTCAAATGAATCCAAGTAG
- the LOC137623714 gene encoding pro-resilin-like, producing MHSKVLLVVLGLAALVAADSRETYSYSAPRASVSSEESFESTEAKYNFNWAVNDDSSSNEFGHQEARDGDDTQGSYYVQLPDGRLQKVSFHVDGDDGYIADVTYSGEAQFPSSESAESREAPRRSYYAPDSNESK from the exons ATGCATTCTAAG GTTCTTTTAGTTGTGTTGGGGTTGGCGGCTCTAGTTGCTGCTGATAGCAGAGAGACCTACTCCTACTCTGCCCCAAGA GCTTCAGTAAGCTCCGAAGAATCCTTTGAGTCCACCGAAGCCAAGTACAACTTCAACTGGGCCGTCAACGACGACTCCTCCAGCAACGAATTCggacaccaggaagcccgtgatggagacgacactcagggatcctactacgtccagCTCCCCGACGGTCGCCTCCAGAAGGTGTCCTTCCACGTTGATGGTGACGATGGATACATCGCCGATGTCACCTACTCCGGTGAGGCTCAGTTCCCCTCCTCCGAATCCGCCGAATCCCGTGAGGCTCCCAGGAGGTCTTACTATGCTCCTGACTCCAACGAATCTAAGTAA